DNA from Arthrobacter sp. StoSoilB19:
GATCCGGTTCCGGAACAGGCTCAGCGGAATGATGGGGTCATCAGCCCGCCGCTCCACCATCACGAAAGCGGCGGCGGAAACCAGCAGGCCGGCACCAAAGGCCCAGGTGAGGGGTGAATCCCAGCCCTCGTCCTTCTTGCCGCCAAAGTCGGTGAAGAAGATCAGGCAGGTGGTGGCCGCGGACAGCAGCACAACGCCCAGCACGTCAATCCGCTTTTCTGCCTTCTTGTTGGGAAGGGTCAGGGCGAACCAGGCAATGGCGAAGGCCGCAAGGCCCACCGGGATGTTGATATAGAAGGCCCATTCCCAGGTGAGGTGGTCCACGAAGAAGCCGCCCAGCAGCGGTCCGGCTACGGCGGAGAGCCCGAAGATGGCGCCGAGCGGGCCCATGTATTTGCCGCGCTCCTTGGCGGGAACGATGTCGGCGATGATCGCCTGGGACAGGATCATGAGGCCGCCGCCGCCCAGGCCCTGGATGGCGCGGAAAATGACGAAGCCCCAGAAGTCGGTGGCCAGTGCGCATCCAACAGATGCCAGGGTGAAGAGCGCGATGGCCACCAGGAAGAGGTTGCGCCGGCCCAGGATGTCGCCGAACTTGCCGTAGATGGGCATCACGATGGTGGTGGCCAGCAGGTAGGCGGTGGTGATCCACGCCTGGTGCTCCACGCCGCCCAGCTTGCCCACGATGGTGGGCATGGCGGTGGAAACGATGGTCTGGTCCAGGCTGGAGAGGAGCATGCCCGCGATCAGTGCGGAGAAGATAATCCAGATGCGTTTTTGCGTCAGCAGCAGGGGTCCTGCCGGTGCCTTGGTGGTGGCGGTGCTCATGGTTGTCCTTTTGCGGCAGTGTCCGGGATATCGAAGGGTTGGGAAAACAGGACGCTGGCTGCGGAGATGTTCGCCAGCAGCAGGTCCGGGTAACTGCGGGTGTTGCCGTCGGAGAAGTAGGCCATGCTGCTCTTGCGGGCGATGGTACTGAGCAGCACTACGGCCATCTGCACCACGGGGTGGTCGGGGGCCACTCCTTCGCGGCGGGCCACGTCCATGGCGAACTGGGCTTCGCGCTGCTCCGTGACGCCAATGATGCGGAGGATGAGCTGGGGCTCCTTGTGGACGACGCCAATCAGCTGCCGGGTTTCCTCTTCGGAGGCTGACATGCCCTCGGCCAGGCGGAGCGAGAGCCGGATGAGGTCGCGAAAGAGTGTGGGGGAGATTTCGCCGGCGGGAGAGTCTGCTCCGCCGGCAACGAACTCGTCGATGGCTTCGGCCGGGATGTCGTCTTCGGCGTGCCCGATGATGGCGTCTTCCTTTGTGGGGAAGTAGTTGAAGAAGGTGCGGCGCGATATTCCGGCGGCGTCGCACACTTCCTCCACGGTGTAGCCGTTGAGGCCCCGCTCGGCGGTCATGGCGCGGGCGGTTGACGTGATGGCGCTGCGGGTGGCTGCACGTTTCCGCTCCCTGAGGCCCTCCGAACTTGCACTCAAACTCATGGAGTAAAGTTTTGCACTATTCAGTTATCCGTGCAACTTATGAAAGAGGCCTTAATAGCAGTACGACGACGGCCGGCACCTTTCGCAGGAAAGGTACCGGCCGTCGTCGTACTTTTGGGCGGTGGTTCGTCAGGCCTTGTGGGCGGGGGACGTCATGGTGGTGACGTCCAGTGCCTTCTCGAGGTCGGCCTCGGAAACCTTGCCGTCGCCGTCGCCGACGAAGCCGAGCTTCTCGGTGGCCTGGCGGATGGTCAGGCCCTCCTTGACGGCGGTCTTGGCGATCTTGGCGGCGTTCTCGTACCCGATGTACTTGTTCAGCGGGGTGACGATGGACGGGGAGGCCTCGGCCAGGAAGCGGGCGCGCTCCACATTGGCCGTGATGCCGTCGATCATCTTGTCGGCCATGACCCGGCTGGTGTTGGCCAGCAGGCGGATGGACTCCAGCAGGTTCGCGGCCATGACCGGGATGCCCACGTTGAGCTCGAAGGCGCCGTTGGTGCCGGACCAGGCGATGGCGGTGTCGTTGCCGATGACCTGGGCAGCGACCATGATGGACGCTTCGCAGATGACCGGGTTGACCTTGCCGGGCATGATGGACGAGCCCGGCTGGAGGTCGGGGATGGCAATTTCGCCAAGGCCGGTGTTGGGGCCGGAACCCATCCAGCGGAGATCGTTGTTGATCTTCATGAACGAGATGGCGATGTTGCGCAGCTGGCTGGACGCCTCGATCAGGCCGTCGCGGTTGGCCTGCGCCTCAAAGTGGTCGCGGGCTTCGGTCAGCGGCAGGCCGGTGTCCGTTGCCAGCAGCTCGATGACGCGCTCAGGGAAACCGGCAGGGGTGTTGATGCCGGTGCCCACGGCGGTCCCGCCCAGCGGAACCTCGGCAACACGGGGGAGCGAAGCGTTGATGCGCTCGATGCCGTAGCGGACCTGCGCGGCGTAGCCGCCGAACTCCTGGCCCAGGGTCACCGGGGTGGCGTCCATGAGGTGGGTGCGGCCGGACTTGACGACGTCCTTGAACTCAACAGCCTTGCGCTCCAGCGACTCGGCAAGGTAACCCAGGGCGGGAATGAGGTCGTTGATCAGGGCCGAGGTGGCAGCTACGTGGACCGAGGTGGGGAACACGTCGTTTGAGGACTGCGAGGCGTTGACATGGTCGTTCGGGTGGACCACCTTGTCGCTGCCGGCGGCCTTCAGCGCGCGGGTAGCCAGTTCGGCCAGTACCTCGTTGGTGTTCATGTTCGAGGAGGTGCCGGAGCCGGTCTGGAAAACGTCGATGGGGAAGTCGCCGTCGTACTTGCCGGCGGCCACCTCATCGGCAGCGTCTGCAATCGCCTTGGCCAGCTCGCCGTCGAGCACGCCCAGTTCTGCGTTGGCCTGGGCGGCAGCCTTCTTGACCCGCGCCAGCGCCTCGATGTGGGTGCGCTCAAGGGTCTTGCCGGAAATGGGGAAGTTCTCCACTGCCCGCTGCGTCTGCGCGCGGTACAGTGCGTTCACGGGGACGCGGACTTCGCCCATCGTGTCATGTTCAATGCGGAACTCTTCAGTGGAAGTCATGGGGCTAGCTTATGGCGATCCGGCGCCCCATCGAAAACCGTTAAGGGAGCTTTGCCGGCGGTCCAGTGGACCGCCGGCACGTGGGTCCTAGAGCTCGCCGATTCCGGAAACAAGGTCGGCGCGGCCCTCTGCCAACCGGTAGGAGAGCCCGATGACCGCGGTGCGGCCGCCCT
Protein-coding regions in this window:
- a CDS encoding TetR/AcrR family transcriptional regulator, whose protein sequence is MSLSASSEGLRERKRAATRSAITSTARAMTAERGLNGYTVEEVCDAAGISRRTFFNYFPTKEDAIIGHAEDDIPAEAIDEFVAGGADSPAGEISPTLFRDLIRLSLRLAEGMSASEEETRQLIGVVHKEPQLILRIIGVTEQREAQFAMDVARREGVAPDHPVVQMAVVLLSTIARKSSMAYFSDGNTRSYPDLLLANISAASVLFSQPFDIPDTAAKGQP
- a CDS encoding class II fumarate hydratase, coding for MTSTEEFRIEHDTMGEVRVPVNALYRAQTQRAVENFPISGKTLERTHIEALARVKKAAAQANAELGVLDGELAKAIADAADEVAAGKYDGDFPIDVFQTGSGTSSNMNTNEVLAELATRALKAAGSDKVVHPNDHVNASQSSNDVFPTSVHVAATSALINDLIPALGYLAESLERKAVEFKDVVKSGRTHLMDATPVTLGQEFGGYAAQVRYGIERINASLPRVAEVPLGGTAVGTGINTPAGFPERVIELLATDTGLPLTEARDHFEAQANRDGLIEASSQLRNIAISFMKINNDLRWMGSGPNTGLGEIAIPDLQPGSSIMPGKVNPVICEASIMVAAQVIGNDTAIAWSGTNGAFELNVGIPVMAANLLESIRLLANTSRVMADKMIDGITANVERARFLAEASPSIVTPLNKYIGYENAAKIAKTAVKEGLTIRQATEKLGFVGDGDGKVSEADLEKALDVTTMTSPAHKA